In Nocardia sputorum, a single genomic region encodes these proteins:
- a CDS encoding DUF427 domain-containing protein — protein MAKAMWDGEILASSSDTVMVEGNHYFPAESVRKEFLRPSETHTTCPWKGEASYYTLEVHGNRNEDAAWYYPDPKSAAEQIKDHVAFWRGVEVLDDEIPSAALR, from the coding sequence ATGGCAAAGGCAATGTGGGATGGCGAAATTCTGGCGAGCAGCTCCGATACCGTGATGGTCGAAGGCAACCACTACTTCCCGGCCGAGTCCGTCCGGAAGGAATTCCTCCGGCCTTCCGAGACGCACACGACGTGTCCGTGGAAGGGCGAGGCCAGCTACTACACCCTGGAAGTCCACGGCAACCGTAACGAGGACGCCGCCTGGTACTACCCCGACCCGAAAAGCGCGGCGGAGCAGATCAAAGACCACGTCGCCTTCTGGCGCGGCGTGGAAGTGCTCGACGACGAGATACCGAGCGCCGCGCTCCGCTGA
- a CDS encoding glucose 1-dehydrogenase: MTHNISRFDGKVALVTGGSSGMGLATARRLLAEGAQVVITGRDETRLDAAVEALHGDERVLAIRADAGRLADLDALATAIRDRHGRLDVVFANAGVASFQPSAEITEDEFDRVVDINFKGVFFTIQKVLPLLSEHASVVINASWTLHRGLPGAALYAATKAAVHNLARTLAAELGPRGIRVNSVSPGYIETPMFHDNVSPDAHAAVLTEVASRRLGTAEEVADAVAFLASAEASYVNGQDLVIDGGLVAAVSRELL, from the coding sequence ATGACGCACAACATCTCCCGATTCGACGGCAAGGTCGCGCTGGTCACCGGCGGCTCGAGCGGCATGGGGCTGGCCACCGCACGACGGCTGCTCGCCGAAGGCGCGCAGGTGGTCATCACCGGCCGGGACGAGACACGGCTGGACGCCGCGGTCGAAGCGCTGCACGGCGACGAGCGAGTGCTCGCGATCCGCGCCGACGCGGGTCGTCTCGCCGATCTCGACGCGCTCGCCACCGCCATCCGTGACCGGCACGGCCGCCTCGACGTGGTCTTCGCCAACGCCGGGGTCGCGTCCTTCCAGCCGAGCGCCGAGATCACCGAGGACGAGTTCGACCGGGTCGTGGACATCAACTTCAAAGGCGTGTTCTTCACCATCCAGAAAGTGCTGCCGCTGCTGTCGGAGCACGCGTCGGTCGTCATCAACGCGTCGTGGACGCTGCACCGCGGCCTGCCCGGCGCCGCGCTCTACGCGGCCACCAAGGCGGCCGTGCACAACCTGGCCCGCACGCTCGCGGCGGAGCTGGGGCCCAGGGGAATTCGAGTCAATTCGGTGAGTCCCGGGTACATCGAGACCCCGATGTTCCACGACAACGTCAGCCCCGACGCGCACGCCGCCGTGCTCACCGAGGTGGCGAGCCGCCGGTTGGGCACCGCCGAGGAGGTGGCCGACGCCGTGGCATTCCTCGCCTCCGCCGAGGCGTCCTACGTCAACGGGCAGGACCTGGTCATCGACGGTGGCCTCGTCGCGGCCGTCTCCCGGGAGCTGCTCTGA
- a CDS encoding NAD-dependent epimerase/dehydratase family protein produces the protein MRIAVTGGTGYLGAHTVAALLRAGHRVVLLVHPSESVSAVVGMFDTTPEALAVLPGDIRDPKTVEALLDGCDAVLHAAGVVGTDDRRERLMWEVNVDATATVLARATALGLDPIVHVASYSALFPSPDPVITPDSPTAPGRSAYGRTKSAADRIARALQAAGAPVVITYPSSVVGPGLGAQAGITSDGWGVILRARVAPRIRGGMQMIDVRDVAAVHAAVMRPGLGPRRYLCGGHMVAFDEIVDILESAVGQRIRRIPVPKAALLGLGRLTDAAARILPISAGLSYEAAWLLTTATPTDDSRTLAELDLRWRPIREAIVDSVRREAGSRV, from the coding sequence CTGCGCATCGCCGTCACCGGCGGGACGGGCTATCTCGGCGCGCACACCGTCGCCGCCCTCCTGCGGGCCGGGCACCGCGTCGTGCTGCTGGTCCACCCCAGCGAATCCGTCTCGGCGGTCGTCGGCATGTTCGACACCACGCCCGAAGCGCTCGCGGTGCTGCCGGGCGACATCCGGGACCCGAAGACGGTCGAAGCGTTGCTCGACGGATGCGACGCCGTCCTGCACGCGGCGGGCGTGGTCGGCACCGATGACCGGCGCGAGCGACTGATGTGGGAGGTCAACGTCGACGCGACCGCCACCGTCCTGGCCCGCGCGACCGCGCTCGGCCTGGATCCGATCGTGCACGTCGCCAGCTACAGCGCGCTCTTTCCCAGCCCCGATCCGGTCATCACGCCCGACAGCCCGACCGCGCCGGGGCGCAGTGCCTACGGCCGCACCAAGTCGGCCGCCGACCGGATCGCGCGGGCGTTGCAGGCCGCGGGCGCTCCGGTCGTGATCACCTATCCCTCCAGCGTCGTCGGCCCCGGTCTCGGCGCCCAGGCCGGGATCACCTCCGACGGGTGGGGCGTCATCCTGCGGGCCCGCGTCGCTCCTCGGATCCGCGGTGGCATGCAGATGATCGACGTCCGGGACGTGGCCGCGGTGCACGCCGCCGTGATGCGCCCCGGCCTCGGGCCACGGCGCTATCTGTGCGGCGGCCACATGGTGGCCTTCGACGAGATCGTGGACATCCTGGAAAGCGCTGTGGGACAGCGGATCCGGCGGATTCCGGTGCCGAAGGCCGCGCTGCTCGGGCTCGGACGGCTCACCGACGCCGCCGCCCGAATCCTGCCGATCAGCGCCGGGCTCAGCTACGAGGCGGCGTGGCTGCTCACCACCGCCACGCCGACCGACGACTCCCGCACGCTGGCCGAACTCGATCTGCGCTGGCGGCCCATCCGGGAAGCGATCGTCGACTCCGTGCGTCGCGAAGCCGGTTCGCGGGTCTGA
- a CDS encoding nitroreductase/quinone reductase family protein — MPSNFALKTMNTVHRALLKLSFGKLGNDFSGMPSLELTTTGRKSGRPHSVMLTAPIIDDDTYVVVASRGGDPVHPAWFLNLRDNPDVVVSVRSGPKTPMTARVATPEERAQLWPRVTAAQSVYAGYQTKTTREIPLVLLTPKR, encoded by the coding sequence ATGCCCTCGAATTTCGCGCTGAAGACCATGAATACGGTGCATCGCGCCCTGCTGAAACTCAGCTTCGGGAAGCTGGGCAACGATTTCTCCGGCATGCCGTCGCTGGAACTCACGACCACCGGCCGCAAGTCCGGGCGACCGCACTCGGTGATGCTCACGGCGCCGATCATCGACGACGACACTTATGTCGTCGTCGCCTCGCGCGGCGGCGACCCCGTGCACCCGGCGTGGTTCCTGAATCTGCGTGACAATCCGGATGTCGTCGTGTCGGTGCGGAGCGGGCCGAAGACGCCGATGACGGCTCGGGTGGCCACGCCGGAGGAGCGGGCGCAACTGTGGCCCCGGGTCACCGCCGCGCAGTCGGTGTACGCCGGGTATCAGACGAAGACCACGCGCGAGATCCCGCTTGTCCTGCTGACGCCGAAGCGGTGA
- a CDS encoding helix-turn-helix transcriptional regulator: MTGETSTAPHRRAQLREFLRTRRARLTPADVGLATGGRRRTPGLRREEVALLAGVGVSWYTWLEQGRDITVSAEVLDAIGTALRLSGPERTHLYLLAGLNPPPGRARDTEVTPELRRLLDAWGARPAVLRDRCWNLLGVNDAARSVFGFGDADHNCLVSFFTNPRYRGMHVEWTAIAPAVVAAFRADAAHAPDDPAFARVVGELSAASPEFARLWARHDVDAAVQAVKAVRHPDAGDLVFDTTTLAVADRPGWFLVLYNPQPDTGTAQRVDGLMRIRLAAPA; the protein is encoded by the coding sequence ATGACCGGCGAAACCTCAACGGCGCCCCACCGGCGCGCCCAACTGCGTGAGTTCCTCCGTACCCGCAGAGCGCGGCTCACACCGGCGGATGTCGGTCTGGCGACGGGAGGCAGGCGGCGCACACCCGGCCTGCGGCGCGAGGAGGTCGCGTTGCTCGCCGGAGTGGGCGTGTCCTGGTACACGTGGCTGGAACAGGGCCGCGACATCACCGTGTCGGCGGAGGTGCTCGACGCGATCGGCACGGCACTGCGCCTGTCCGGACCGGAGCGGACGCATCTGTATCTGCTCGCCGGTCTCAACCCGCCGCCCGGCCGGGCGCGCGACACCGAGGTCACCCCCGAACTGCGCCGACTGCTCGACGCGTGGGGCGCGCGCCCGGCGGTGCTGCGCGACCGCTGTTGGAATCTGCTCGGGGTCAACGATGCCGCGCGCTCGGTCTTCGGGTTCGGCGACGCTGACCACAACTGCCTGGTCTCCTTCTTCACCAATCCCCGATACCGGGGTATGCACGTGGAATGGACCGCGATCGCGCCCGCGGTCGTGGCCGCTTTCCGTGCCGACGCGGCGCACGCCCCCGACGATCCCGCGTTCGCCCGGGTGGTCGGCGAACTCAGCGCGGCGAGTCCCGAATTTGCTCGCTTGTGGGCCCGCCACGACGTGGACGCCGCCGTGCAAGCCGTGAAAGCGGTGCGTCACCCCGACGCCGGTGACCTGGTGTTCGACACGACCACCCTCGCGGTGGCCGACCGTCCCGGATGGTTCCTGGTGCTCTACAACCCGCAGCCGGACACCGGCACAGCGCAGCGGGTCGACGGGCTGATGCGGATCAGGCTCGCCGCCCCGGCGTGA
- a CDS encoding lipase family protein, with translation MALALLLATTATAEPVYPQPDPDPFYAAPADLAAHNPGDVLDVRVLPPLALFPGATVRLVEFRSTNSRGAPIAATTTILTPLGQRPGMPLLSYQHFINALGTHCAVSHLLYSNDLNLSASSSMLNVLLARGWTVALPDHLGPQFALGAGRLGGQITLDGVRAAKRLPELGLQNSPAALTGYSGGGLATAWAAALQPSYAPELRLAGAAIGGAPMNLVAMARGLGLEPHPAFGLAMATAIGLEREYPDQVPISQNLNERGRALRDAMANSCTNDILAVGAGGSARELVDNTSVFDSPGAWSVVEENSVELYPGSPAMPIFEWHSPSDPLIPVAAIDNTIHHWCSAGVPLQTVHVPDAEHLTAAVLGAPSVLGWLEGRVRGEPAPSTC, from the coding sequence ATGGCACTCGCCCTCCTGCTGGCGACGACGGCCACTGCGGAACCGGTCTATCCGCAGCCCGATCCAGACCCGTTCTACGCCGCACCGGCCGATCTGGCGGCGCACAACCCTGGCGACGTGCTGGACGTACGGGTCCTGCCGCCGCTGGCCCTCTTCCCCGGCGCCACCGTCAGGCTGGTCGAGTTCCGGTCCACCAATTCGCGGGGCGCGCCGATCGCGGCGACCACCACGATCCTCACCCCCCTCGGACAACGGCCCGGGATGCCGCTGCTGTCGTATCAGCACTTCATCAACGCGCTCGGCACGCATTGCGCGGTATCGCACCTGCTCTACAGCAACGATCTGAATCTGTCGGCGTCGTCGTCGATGCTGAACGTCCTGCTGGCGCGCGGCTGGACGGTCGCGCTGCCGGATCATCTCGGCCCCCAGTTCGCGCTCGGCGCCGGGCGTTTGGGCGGCCAGATCACTTTGGACGGCGTCCGCGCGGCGAAACGACTACCCGAACTCGGCCTGCAGAACAGCCCGGCGGCGTTGACCGGTTACTCCGGCGGCGGGCTCGCCACGGCATGGGCGGCCGCGCTGCAGCCGTCCTACGCACCCGAGCTGCGGCTCGCCGGCGCGGCCATCGGCGGCGCTCCGATGAACCTGGTGGCGATGGCGCGGGGGCTGGGTCTGGAGCCGCACCCGGCGTTCGGCCTGGCCATGGCAACGGCCATCGGCCTGGAGCGGGAGTATCCCGACCAGGTGCCGATCAGCCAGAATCTCAACGAGCGCGGACGGGCGCTGCGCGACGCGATGGCCAACAGCTGCACCAACGACATCCTCGCCGTCGGCGCAGGCGGCAGCGCGCGCGAACTCGTGGACAACACTTCGGTCTTCGACTCGCCGGGCGCGTGGTCCGTGGTGGAGGAGAACAGCGTGGAGCTCTACCCCGGCTCCCCGGCAATGCCGATATTCGAGTGGCATTCGCCGAGCGACCCGCTGATTCCAGTCGCCGCGATCGACAACACGATCCACCACTGGTGCTCGGCCGGTGTGCCGCTGCAGACCGTGCACGTGCCCGACGCCGAGCATCTGACCGCGGCGGTGCTCGGCGCCCCCTCGGTGCTGGGGTGGCTCGAGGGCCGCGTTCGCGGCGAGCCCGCGCCCAGCACCTGCTGA
- a CDS encoding NAD-dependent epimerase/dehydratase family protein — MRVVVVGATGNVGTSLLETLSTEAGVGSIVGIARRLPDEPREGVEWVRADVRTDDLEAHFHGADVVVHLAWLFQPTHQPMVTWRANVGGTERVLRAVAAAQVPALIYASSVGAYSPCHDDEPVPESWPTDGWPPAAYTREKAYVERLLDRFEAENPDRRVVRMRPAFIFRRETASQQRRLFAGPLLPNRLIRPGLPPILPIPRGLRFQAVHSDDVGRAYALAIATDARGPFNLAAEPVIDRDRLAELFDARVVSVPPALVRAALALGWHARTLPAAPDLFDAVLRLPILDTGRARAELGWTPRYTAVDALRHLLSGLRAGAGADTPPLAREAGGPWRWREFASGVGGRELGVG; from the coding sequence ATGCGTGTTGTCGTGGTCGGTGCCACCGGAAACGTGGGAACGAGTCTGCTGGAGACACTGTCGACCGAAGCGGGGGTCGGCTCGATCGTCGGGATCGCGCGGCGCCTGCCGGACGAGCCCCGGGAAGGGGTGGAGTGGGTGCGGGCGGATGTGCGTACCGACGACCTCGAGGCCCACTTCCACGGGGCCGACGTGGTGGTGCATCTGGCCTGGCTGTTCCAGCCCACCCACCAGCCTATGGTCACGTGGCGCGCGAATGTCGGCGGTACGGAACGCGTGCTGCGCGCCGTGGCCGCGGCACAGGTCCCGGCTCTGATCTACGCCTCGTCGGTCGGTGCCTACTCCCCCTGCCACGATGACGAGCCGGTGCCGGAGAGCTGGCCGACCGACGGCTGGCCACCTGCCGCGTACACCCGCGAAAAGGCCTACGTCGAAAGGCTGCTGGATCGGTTCGAAGCCGAGAATCCGGACCGCCGCGTGGTGCGCATGCGCCCGGCGTTCATCTTCCGCCGGGAGACCGCCAGTCAGCAGCGGCGACTGTTCGCCGGTCCGCTGCTGCCGAATCGCCTGATCCGGCCGGGGCTCCCGCCGATCCTGCCGATCCCGCGCGGACTGCGCTTCCAGGCGGTGCACAGTGACGACGTCGGCCGCGCCTACGCGCTGGCGATCGCGACCGACGCCCGCGGACCGTTCAATCTGGCGGCGGAGCCGGTGATCGATCGCGACCGGCTGGCCGAACTCTTCGATGCCCGGGTGGTATCCGTGCCGCCCGCGCTCGTCCGCGCCGCGCTCGCGCTGGGCTGGCACGCCAGGACCCTGCCCGCGGCGCCGGATCTGTTCGACGCGGTACTGCGCCTGCCGATCCTGGACACCGGTCGCGCGCGAGCAGAGCTGGGCTGGACACCGCGGTACACCGCGGTCGACGCCCTCCGGCACTTGCTGTCCGGTCTGCGGGCGGGCGCTGGGGCCGACACCCCTCCCTTGGCCCGCGAAGCGGGCGGGCCTTGGCGCTGGCGGGAGTTCGCTTCCGGGGTCGGCGGACGCGAACTAGGTGTCGGCTAG
- a CDS encoding NUDIX hydrolase has translation MIRTAALAHVRNRRLLQARSVGKDVFYMAGGKIDPGETPEAALHREVREELGVGVVSCDELGVFHAEAYGHSPGTRLHMTCFTAELDGDPTPASEIAELRYFTVSEYAAMDHVAPGSMLVFRKLHELGAVDW, from the coding sequence GTGATTCGCACCGCCGCACTGGCCCATGTCCGGAATCGCCGCCTGCTGCAAGCGCGCTCAGTGGGCAAGGACGTCTTCTACATGGCCGGCGGCAAGATCGACCCCGGCGAGACGCCCGAGGCCGCGCTGCACCGCGAGGTGCGCGAGGAACTCGGCGTCGGCGTGGTCTCCTGCGACGAACTCGGGGTTTTCCACGCCGAGGCGTACGGGCACTCCCCCGGCACCCGGCTGCACATGACCTGCTTCACCGCGGAACTGGACGGCGACCCGACGCCCGCGAGCGAGATCGCCGAGCTGCGCTACTTCACCGTGAGCGAGTACGCCGCCATGGACCATGTGGCCCCTGGCTCCATGCTGGTCTTCCGCAAACTCCACGAACTCGGCGCCGTCGACTGGTAG
- a CDS encoding IPT/TIG domain-containing protein → MPTITSVSPTTGPSSGGNSVVITGTGFGGPTTVRFGGTATTFTLDSPTQITAIAPPGTGTVQVTVSNADGISNGVPYTYTSVVQVPVVSAVIPNSGPATGGTVVLILGSGFTGVTSVNFGATPALLFFALSSNLIIAIAPPGTGTVPVTVTTSAGTSAGVPFTYVSVPSLSSITPNTGPVTGGTTVTISGTGFTGATSVFFGLLPAVSFTVVSDTQITAVTPAGVGSVPVTVTGPGGIASGVFFTYS, encoded by the coding sequence ATGCCTACTATCACTTCGGTATCGCCGACCACGGGCCCGAGTTCTGGGGGTAACAGCGTGGTTATCACCGGAACCGGATTCGGCGGGCCGACCACGGTCCGATTCGGCGGAACCGCAACCACTTTCACTCTGGATTCCCCCACTCAAATCACGGCGATCGCTCCGCCGGGCACGGGCACTGTGCAGGTCACCGTTTCCAATGCGGACGGTATCAGCAATGGTGTTCCCTACACCTACACCTCTGTGGTGCAGGTTCCCGTGGTGTCCGCGGTTATTCCGAATTCCGGGCCCGCGACCGGCGGTACCGTGGTTCTGATCTTGGGAAGCGGTTTCACCGGAGTTACCTCCGTGAACTTCGGAGCTACCCCGGCCCTGCTCTTCTTCGCGCTTTCCAGCAACTTGATCATCGCGATCGCTCCGCCGGGAACGGGTACCGTGCCGGTCACGGTCACCACTTCGGCCGGCACCAGTGCGGGAGTGCCGTTCACCTATGTGTCCGTGCCGAGTCTGAGCTCGATCACCCCGAACACGGGGCCGGTGACCGGCGGCACCACGGTGACGATCTCCGGCACCGGGTTCACCGGCGCGACCAGCGTGTTCTTCGGTCTCCTTCCGGCAGTGTCGTTCACGGTGGTCTCCGATACGCAGATCACCGCGGTCACTCCGGCGGGGGTCGGTTCCGTGCCGGTGACGGTTACCGGGCCGGGCGGTATCGCTTCCGGCGTCTTCTTCACCTATAGCTGA
- a CDS encoding MerR family transcriptional regulator, translating into MRIGELAQRAGTSTRALRYYEEHGLVRPRRAANGYRSYDDAEVLIVAKIRELLGAGFDLDDIRPFVACLRAGNGSGDVCPDSVSTLRRKLAEVDSYLERLTDVRRLLSDRLTAACEFDRITAACEFDGLGERP; encoded by the coding sequence ATGCGCATCGGCGAATTGGCGCAGCGGGCCGGCACCAGCACGCGCGCCCTGCGCTACTACGAGGAGCACGGCCTGGTGCGGCCCCGCCGCGCCGCCAACGGATACCGCTCCTACGACGACGCGGAAGTGCTGATCGTGGCGAAGATCCGCGAACTGCTCGGCGCGGGCTTCGACCTCGACGACATCCGTCCCTTCGTCGCGTGCCTGCGGGCGGGTAACGGCTCCGGCGACGTCTGCCCGGACTCGGTCTCCACGTTGCGGCGCAAGCTGGCCGAGGTCGATTCGTACCTGGAGCGGCTGACGGACGTCCGCCGCCTGCTGAGCGACCGGCTGACGGCGGCCTGCGAGTTCGACCGGATCACGGCGGCCTGCGAGTTCGACGGGCTCGGGGAGCGGCCGTGA
- a CDS encoding plasmid stabilization protein translates to MPKAWTDKQERQYEHIKDSAKSRGTSTGRAKEMAARTVNKNRAQSGQSKTASKTSTDDKSPQQRGGQRSHSGAQGPTRDQLYNEAKKRNVEGRSKMTKKELAHALGRD, encoded by the coding sequence ATGCCGAAGGCTTGGACAGACAAGCAAGAACGCCAGTACGAGCACATCAAGGATTCGGCGAAGTCCCGTGGCACGAGCACGGGACGCGCGAAGGAGATGGCCGCTCGCACGGTCAACAAGAACCGTGCCCAGTCCGGGCAGTCCAAGACCGCGAGCAAGACGTCGACCGACGACAAGTCGCCGCAGCAGCGCGGCGGTCAGCGTTCGCACAGCGGCGCGCAAGGGCCGACCCGCGACCAGCTGTACAACGAGGCCAAGAAACGCAATGTCGAAGGCCGCTCGAAGATGACGAAGAAGGAGCTGGCGCACGCGCTCGGACGGGACTGA
- a CDS encoding TIGR03668 family PPOX class F420-dependent oxidoreductase, producing the protein MSSEEARKRFATSPVARLATVSARLRPHLVPIVFAVAGEIVYTSVDAKPKTTTALRRLDNIAANPAVAVLVDSYDDDWTRLWWARADGAARLAHGAEAEAAIRRLTARYPQYERQPPPGPVIAIEVARWSGWSAS; encoded by the coding sequence CTGAGTTCCGAGGAGGCCCGCAAACGATTCGCGACCAGTCCGGTCGCGCGGTTGGCGACCGTTTCGGCGCGGCTGCGCCCGCACCTGGTGCCCATCGTGTTCGCCGTGGCCGGCGAGATCGTCTACACCAGTGTCGACGCGAAGCCGAAGACGACCACCGCGCTGCGCCGTCTGGACAACATCGCGGCGAACCCGGCGGTCGCCGTGCTCGTCGACAGCTACGACGACGACTGGACCCGGTTGTGGTGGGCCCGCGCGGACGGCGCGGCTCGTCTCGCCCACGGCGCCGAGGCGGAAGCGGCGATCCGCCGATTGACCGCGCGCTACCCCCAGTACGAGCGACAGCCGCCACCGGGACCGGTGATCGCCATCGAGGTGGCACGCTGGTCGGGATGGTCCGCGAGCTGA
- a CDS encoding amidase, producing MDLREVVSSGVLEQRELLAQGALSAEELVEATLDGIDAAADLGAFTHILREEARAEAVERDRERAAGGTVGPLHGVPVAVKDEFDVAGVVTSFGTRANATPAVTDAEAVRRLRAAGAVIVGKTSMPEFGQWPFTESSTFGMARNPWDPSRSAGGSSGGSAAAVAAGLVPAALGGDGGGSIRIPAACCGLFGLKPQRGRVPLAPNEHLWWALGVAGPLTRGVLDSAVVYDVIRGSTRTDRFRAPEPATSFEAAARGPARPLRIGYSVKSPIPSVRPDPQHVRAVRDTAILLAELGHTVAEIDPHYPDSTHAFFPQFFGGVRAELAEVDHPELLERRTKQTIAVGSWARRPVVEWAIRRGEAVRRKADRIFAECDLLLTPTIAIRPPLLGVLDGANTVRAQLASVPMVAYTAIWNVTGHPAASVPAGVGDDGLPLSVQLVGPTNGETRILPIAVQLEQVRPQPRPVLPPAG from the coding sequence ATGGATCTGCGAGAGGTCGTTTCGTCGGGTGTGCTCGAACAGCGCGAACTGCTGGCCCAGGGGGCGCTGTCCGCGGAGGAGTTGGTCGAGGCGACGCTCGACGGGATCGATGCCGCCGCTGACCTCGGCGCCTTCACCCACATCCTGCGGGAGGAGGCCAGGGCCGAGGCCGTCGAGCGGGACCGGGAACGCGCGGCGGGCGGCACGGTGGGCCCGTTGCACGGGGTTCCGGTCGCGGTGAAGGACGAATTCGACGTCGCCGGCGTGGTGACCAGCTTCGGCACCAGGGCGAACGCGACGCCCGCCGTGACGGACGCCGAGGCGGTGCGCAGGCTGCGCGCGGCCGGGGCGGTCATCGTCGGCAAGACCTCGATGCCGGAATTCGGGCAGTGGCCGTTCACCGAGTCCAGCACCTTCGGCATGGCCCGCAATCCGTGGGACCCGAGCCGCTCCGCGGGTGGATCCAGCGGCGGATCCGCCGCCGCGGTGGCGGCCGGGCTGGTGCCCGCCGCGCTCGGCGGCGACGGGGGCGGGTCGATTCGCATCCCGGCAGCGTGCTGCGGATTGTTCGGCCTCAAGCCGCAACGCGGGCGAGTGCCGCTTGCCCCGAACGAGCACCTGTGGTGGGCGCTGGGTGTCGCCGGGCCGCTGACCCGCGGGGTGCTGGACTCCGCCGTCGTCTACGACGTGATCCGCGGCAGCACCCGCACCGACCGATTCCGGGCGCCGGAACCGGCGACCTCGTTCGAAGCGGCGGCGCGCGGACCGGCTCGGCCGTTGCGCATCGGCTACAGCGTCAAATCGCCGATCCCGTCGGTGCGACCGGATCCGCAGCATGTGCGCGCCGTCCGCGACACCGCGATACTGCTCGCCGAACTGGGCCACACGGTGGCGGAGATCGACCCGCACTACCCGGATTCCACGCATGCTTTCTTTCCGCAGTTCTTCGGCGGGGTGCGCGCCGAATTGGCCGAGGTGGACCATCCGGAACTGCTGGAACGCCGCACCAAGCAGACGATCGCGGTCGGCTCCTGGGCGCGCAGGCCGGTCGTCGAATGGGCGATCCGGCGCGGAGAGGCGGTGCGGCGCAAAGCCGATCGGATCTTCGCCGAGTGCGACCTGCTGCTGACGCCCACCATCGCGATCCGCCCGCCGCTGCTCGGCGTGCTCGACGGGGCGAACACGGTGCGCGCGCAGCTCGCCTCGGTTCCGATGGTCGCCTACACCGCGATCTGGAACGTCACCGGCCATCCCGCCGCCTCGGTGCCCGCCGGTGTCGGCGACGACGGGCTTCCCTTGTCGGTTCAGCTGGTCGGCCCCACGAACGGCGAGACGAGAATCCTCCCGATCGCCGTACAGCTCGAGCAGGTGCGTCCGCAGCCTCGCCCGGTCCTCCCTCCAGCCGGGTAG
- a CDS encoding TetR/AcrR family transcriptional regulator, protein MAETARDPHSANRGAGRPRDESVEQRVLATVREMLVEVGWDELSVRAVAARAGVGRASIARRWPSKAELVLHAVLGETPDLEPFEGTDRQGWLEWVLRGSRELFARSEVRAAVPGLLTALDRDQHLRHRLWAGFSAPAAALFAAGDTTPGAHSELDARAVIALAAGAALFLEFVADGDDTALLHRRIGELLRRAVLEH, encoded by the coding sequence ATGGCGGAAACGGCGCGGGATCCGCACTCGGCGAACCGGGGCGCCGGCCGGCCGCGCGACGAGTCGGTCGAGCAGCGAGTGCTGGCGACCGTGCGGGAGATGCTGGTCGAAGTGGGGTGGGACGAGCTGAGCGTGCGGGCGGTGGCGGCCCGCGCGGGCGTCGGCCGGGCATCCATCGCTCGCCGCTGGCCATCGAAGGCCGAATTGGTGCTGCACGCCGTGCTGGGTGAGACGCCCGACCTGGAGCCGTTCGAGGGAACCGACCGGCAGGGGTGGCTCGAGTGGGTGCTGCGCGGCAGCCGGGAGCTGTTCGCCCGCAGCGAGGTGCGCGCCGCCGTTCCCGGGCTGTTGACCGCACTCGATCGGGACCAGCACTTGCGCCACCGGTTGTGGGCCGGATTCAGCGCCCCGGCGGCCGCGCTCTTCGCCGCGGGCGACACCACACCCGGCGCGCACTCCGAGTTGGACGCCAGGGCCGTCATCGCGCTGGCGGCCGGTGCGGCGTTGTTCCTGGAGTTCGTCGCCGACGGGGACGACACCGCGCTGCTCCACCGGCGCATCGGCGAACTGCTGCGTCGCGCCGTGCTCGAGCACTGA